A single region of the Stenotrophomonas sp. Marseille-Q4652 genome encodes:
- the dusA gene encoding tRNA dihydrouridine(20/20a) synthase DusA: protein MSSSSTPSPGQDRYAASLRLSVAPMMDWTDTHCRMFHRILAPGARLYTEMVHANAVIHGDRQRLLGFDASEHPLALQLGGSDPALLAQAARIAADWGYDEVNLNCGCPSDRVQAGRFGACLMREPELVADCVAAMSAAVDIPVTVKCRLGVDEDKDYDQFRAFIDRVAAAGSGLFVVHARNAWLKGLSPKENREVPPLRYDWAYRLKAERPDLQVVLNGGIASVETAQAQFEHLDGVMLGRAAYHDPYVLHALEAAQTGSPLRPREELLQQLRPYVEARLAEGLALKHITRHLLGLFHGQPGGRGFRQVLSEGAHRPGADWSLVEQALQVTRDQAARVAA from the coding sequence TGATACCCACTGCCGGATGTTCCACCGCATCCTCGCCCCGGGCGCGCGCCTGTACACCGAGATGGTCCACGCCAATGCGGTGATCCATGGCGACCGCCAGCGCCTGCTGGGCTTCGATGCCAGCGAGCATCCGCTGGCCCTGCAACTGGGTGGCAGCGATCCGGCCCTGCTGGCGCAGGCCGCGCGCATTGCCGCCGACTGGGGCTATGACGAGGTCAACCTCAATTGCGGCTGCCCGTCGGACCGGGTGCAGGCCGGGCGCTTTGGCGCCTGCCTGATGCGCGAGCCGGAACTGGTAGCCGATTGCGTGGCCGCGATGTCGGCCGCGGTGGACATCCCGGTCACGGTGAAGTGCCGGCTCGGGGTGGACGAGGACAAGGACTACGACCAGTTCCGCGCCTTCATCGACCGTGTCGCCGCCGCCGGCAGCGGCCTGTTCGTGGTCCATGCCCGCAACGCGTGGCTCAAGGGCCTGTCGCCGAAGGAAAACCGCGAGGTGCCGCCGCTGCGCTACGACTGGGCCTACCGGCTCAAGGCCGAGCGTCCGGACCTGCAGGTGGTACTCAATGGCGGCATCGCCTCGGTCGAGACCGCGCAGGCCCAGTTTGAACATCTGGACGGGGTCATGCTCGGCCGCGCCGCCTACCACGACCCCTATGTGCTGCATGCACTGGAAGCGGCGCAGACCGGCAGCCCGCTGCGTCCGCGCGAGGAACTGCTGCAGCAGCTGCGTCCCTACGTCGAGGCGCGACTGGCCGAAGGCCTGGCGCTCAAGCACATCACCAGACACCTGCTGGGCCTGTTCCACGGCCAGCCCGGCGGCCGCGGCTTCCGCCAAGTGCTGAGCGAGGGCGCACACCGCCCGGGCGCGGACTGGTCGCTGGTTGAACAGGCGCTGCAGGTGACCCGGGATCAGGCCGCCCGCGTGGCTGCCTGA
- a CDS encoding response regulator transcription factor, with the protein MRILLVEDEAPLRETLAARLKREGFAVDAAQDGEEGLYMGREVPFDVGIIDLGLPKMSGMELIRALRDEGKKFPVLILTARSSWQDKVEGLKQGADDYLVKPFHVEELLARVNALLRRAAGWSKPTLECGPVALDLAAQTVSVHGSNVDLTSYEYKVLEYLMMHAGELVSKADLTEHIYQQDFDRDSNVLEVFIGRLRKKLDPDGELKPIETVRGRGYRFAIPRNEG; encoded by the coding sequence ATGCGTATCCTGCTGGTCGAAGACGAAGCCCCGCTGCGGGAAACCCTGGCAGCCCGTCTGAAGCGCGAAGGTTTTGCGGTGGATGCCGCCCAGGACGGTGAGGAAGGCCTGTACATGGGCCGCGAAGTGCCTTTCGACGTGGGCATCATCGACCTCGGCCTGCCCAAGATGTCGGGCATGGAACTGATCCGCGCGCTGCGCGATGAAGGCAAGAAGTTTCCGGTGCTGATCCTGACCGCGCGTTCGAGCTGGCAGGACAAGGTCGAGGGCCTCAAGCAGGGCGCCGACGATTACCTGGTCAAGCCGTTCCACGTGGAAGAGCTGCTGGCGCGCGTCAACGCGCTGCTGCGCCGCGCCGCCGGCTGGTCCAAGCCGACCCTGGAGTGCGGTCCCGTCGCGCTCGACCTGGCCGCGCAGACCGTCAGCGTCCACGGCAGCAACGTCGACCTGACCAGCTACGAGTACAAGGTGCTCGAGTACCTGATGATGCACGCCGGCGAGCTGGTCTCGAAGGCCGACCTGACCGAGCACATCTACCAGCAGGACTTCGACCGCGACTCCAACGTGCTGGAAGTCTTCATCGGCCGCCTGCGCAAGAAGCTGGATCCGGACGGCGAACTGAAGCCGATCGAGACCGTCCGCGGTCGCGGCTACCGCTTCGCGATCCCGCGCAACGAGGGCTGA